One Methanolinea sp. DNA window includes the following coding sequences:
- the hpt gene encoding hypoxanthine/guanine phosphoribosyltransferase — protein MLERLVSSLEKAPIVKRGEYNYFIHPITDGVPEVEPALLREVCTALVKVLDLDGVDRIIATEAMAIPIGTALSLATDIPMNIVRKREYRLPGEIAVHQATGYSKGQIYLNGVRKGDRVVIVDDVISTGGTARALLWALDQAGTTVVDVCFVIKRGNPDIGRDYKSLVTVEVTDRVRVVERIF, from the coding sequence ATGCTTGAGCGCCTTGTCTCTTCTCTCGAGAAGGCTCCCATCGTGAAGAGGGGAGAGTACAACTACTTCATCCACCCGATCACGGACGGCGTGCCGGAAGTCGAGCCCGCCCTCCTCCGCGAGGTGTGCACCGCCCTCGTGAAAGTCCTCGACCTCGATGGGGTCGACCGGATCATCGCGACCGAGGCGATGGCAATCCCCATCGGGACGGCCCTCTCGCTCGCGACAGACATCCCCATGAACATCGTCCGGAAGCGCGAGTACCGGCTCCCGGGGGAGATCGCGGTGCACCAGGCAACGGGCTACTCGAAGGGCCAGATCTACCTCAACGGCGTGAGGAAGGGCGACCGAGTCGTGATCGTCGACGACGTGATCAGCACGGGGGGTACTGCCCGCGCCCTCCTCTGGGCCCTCGACCAGGCGGGGACGACCGTCGTGGACGTCTGCTTCGTGATAAAGAGGGGCAACCCGGACATAGGGAGAGATTACAAGTCTCTGGTGACCGTGGAGGTCACCGACAGGGTGCGTGTGGTTGAGAGGATATTCTGA
- the corA gene encoding magnesium/cobalt transporter CorA encodes MPRRFRRPFRPGLSPGTLAIDGMHTRGPVRITVMDYDAVQFSEKTVSAVEECFPYRDTATVTWINVDGLENTEVIEKLGTHYNIHPLILEDVLNTGQRPKLEDLEDYIYVTLKMIMYDPSRSDIQIEHVSIIFGKNFLISFQEATGGDVFDPVRARIRKEGRIRRFGPDYLAYALIDVIVDNYFLVIEHLEEVVENLEEKLVGNPGPGLIHEITALKKKIITLRKSVWPLREVAGALERSESPLINENTRIYLRDVYDHVIQVMDTLETLREMVTGMIDIYLSSLSYRMNEIMKVLTLIATIFIPLTFVAGVYGMNFEYMPELTWEYGYFAVWGVMILIAVTMLAYFRKRQWV; translated from the coding sequence ATGCCACGACGTTTCAGGAGACCCTTCCGCCCGGGGCTCTCCCCCGGTACGCTCGCGATCGACGGCATGCATACCCGCGGCCCGGTACGCATCACCGTGATGGACTACGACGCGGTGCAGTTCTCCGAGAAGACGGTCTCGGCCGTCGAGGAGTGCTTCCCGTACAGGGACACGGCGACGGTGACGTGGATCAATGTCGACGGCCTCGAGAACACCGAGGTGATCGAGAAGCTCGGGACCCACTACAATATCCACCCGCTCATCCTCGAGGACGTCCTGAACACAGGGCAGAGGCCGAAACTGGAGGACCTCGAGGATTACATCTACGTCACGCTCAAGATGATAATGTATGACCCCTCCCGAAGCGACATCCAGATCGAGCACGTCAGTATCATTTTCGGGAAGAATTTCCTCATATCCTTCCAGGAGGCCACGGGGGGAGACGTCTTTGACCCCGTGAGGGCCCGGATCCGGAAAGAAGGGCGCATAAGGAGGTTCGGGCCGGATTACCTCGCTTACGCGCTCATCGACGTCATCGTGGACAACTACTTCCTCGTCATCGAGCACCTCGAGGAGGTCGTGGAGAACCTCGAGGAGAAACTCGTGGGAAATCCGGGCCCGGGGCTCATCCACGAGATAACGGCCCTCAAGAAGAAGATAATCACGCTCCGGAAATCCGTCTGGCCGCTCCGGGAGGTCGCGGGCGCGCTGGAGAGGTCAGAATCCCCCCTCATCAACGAGAACACGCGGATATACCTGCGCGACGTGTACGACCACGTCATCCAGGTGATGGACACTCTTGAGACGCTCCGGGAGATGGTGACCGGGATGATAGACATCTACCTCTCGAGCCTCTCGTACCGGATGAACGAGATCATGAAGGTCCTCACGCTGATCGCGACCATATTCATCCCGCTCACCTTCGTCGCGGGGGTCTACGGGATGAACTTCGAGTACATGCCGGAACTCACGTGGGAATACGGGTACTTCGCGGTCTGGGGGGTGATGATCCTCATCGCGGTCACCATGCTCGCGTACTTCCGGAAGAGGCAGTGGGTGTAG
- a CDS encoding PrsW family glutamic-type intramembrane protease codes for MDTIIAILLGIAPGIFWLLFFYSRDTRDPEPPVWIVLVFLLGAAVSVPVGFIEAVFLDYAGTFLVAVVLAPVAEEVAKFWVVEKTVYRTRVFDEPIDGIVYAAAAGLGFATLENILYVLDALDLSVFHALEVAAVRAVLSVPAHVLFSTMWGFSLGISQVFPSGRGLLVAGGLFLAVSAHGLFNFLVLAGYGMPVLVLVLVPLLWGVAMNHVRVARALRPVRGRP; via the coding sequence ATGGACACGATCATCGCCATCCTCCTCGGCATCGCGCCGGGGATATTCTGGCTCCTGTTCTTCTACTCCCGGGACACGCGCGACCCCGAGCCGCCCGTGTGGATCGTCCTCGTCTTCCTCCTCGGCGCCGCTGTCAGCGTCCCCGTCGGATTCATCGAGGCAGTCTTCCTCGATTACGCGGGGACATTCCTCGTCGCGGTGGTCCTCGCTCCCGTCGCCGAGGAGGTCGCGAAGTTCTGGGTGGTCGAGAAGACCGTGTACAGGACCCGCGTCTTTGACGAGCCGATCGACGGGATCGTCTACGCGGCGGCGGCAGGACTCGGGTTCGCGACGCTCGAGAACATCCTCTACGTTCTCGATGCCCTCGACCTCTCGGTGTTCCACGCGCTCGAGGTCGCCGCGGTCAGGGCAGTCCTCTCGGTCCCGGCCCACGTCCTCTTCTCCACCATGTGGGGATTCTCACTGGGGATCTCGCAAGTATTCCCTTCGGGACGTGGATTGCTCGTCGCGGGGGGACTCTTCCTCGCCGTGTCCGCCCACGGGCTCTTCAATTTCCTCGTCCTCGCCGGGTACGGGATGCCTGTCCTCGTCCTCGTCCTCGTCCCGCTCCTCTGGGGGGTGGCGATGAACCACGTCCGGGTTGCGCGTGCCCTCCGCCCGGTCCGCGGGCGCCCCTGA
- a CDS encoding DUF72 domain-containing protein has product MEIHVGTSGWAYDWNEGGNLDWYVSHSGLDAVELNASFYRFPYKNQILGWSRKGRTLAWAVKVHRGVTHTHRFSGEALEVWERFRDAFLPLDPVVEFYLFQAHPRFTDVERAIEFATCCGLGRRFALEIRNPSLLSDDSACRRLSEHVTLVSVDSPAARNRIFGGEAIYLRMHGRTGWYSHDYSRAELEETARAILAHSPKRVFVFFNNDHSMLENARTMREILGGT; this is encoded by the coding sequence ATGGAAATCCACGTGGGGACGAGCGGCTGGGCCTACGACTGGAACGAGGGGGGAAACCTCGACTGGTACGTCTCGCACTCCGGTCTCGATGCCGTCGAGCTGAACGCGAGTTTCTACAGGTTTCCCTACAAGAACCAGATCCTCGGCTGGTCGCGGAAGGGTCGCACGCTCGCGTGGGCAGTAAAGGTCCACCGCGGCGTAACCCACACGCACCGGTTCTCCGGGGAGGCCCTCGAGGTCTGGGAGAGGTTCCGCGACGCATTCCTCCCGCTCGACCCGGTGGTGGAGTTTTACCTCTTCCAGGCCCACCCCCGTTTCACCGACGTGGAACGCGCGATTGAATTTGCGACGTGCTGCGGCCTTGGACGCCGTTTCGCACTCGAGATCAGGAACCCATCCCTCCTTTCGGACGACTCCGCGTGCCGGAGGCTTTCAGAGCACGTGACGCTCGTCTCCGTGGATTCACCTGCCGCGCGGAACAGGATATTCGGCGGGGAAGCAATCTACCTCCGGATGCACGGGAGGACCGGCTGGTACAGCCACGATTACTCCCGCGCGGAGCTCGAGGAGACCGCGAGGGCAATCCTCGCGCATTCCCCCAAGCGGGTCTTCGTGTTCTTCAACAACGACCACTCGATGCTCGAGAACGCGAGGACGATGAGGGAGATCCTCGGGGGCACGTGA
- a CDS encoding ZIP family metal transporter has translation MFESFTSLDPLSQAFIAGCVTWAVTLLGAATVFLARGYSQPVMDGMLGFAGGVMIAASFWSLLLPSLEMTGGLGYFSWVPAAAGFAAGWVFLTVLDLVIPHVHVGLPTGRAEGIPSHLGRPTLLALAVTIHNIPEGLAVGVAFGGAAAGIPEATFAGAVALTAGIAVQNFPEGIAVAFPLYRGGVSRRGSFLIGALSAAVEPVSALAGAAVVFFARFLLPLALAFAAGAMIFVVIEEVMPESLRHGYEMISLWGFLAGFLSMMALDVGFG, from the coding sequence GTGTTCGAGAGTTTCACGTCGCTTGACCCGCTCTCGCAGGCATTCATCGCCGGGTGCGTCACCTGGGCGGTGACCTTGCTCGGCGCGGCGACGGTATTCCTCGCGCGGGGGTATTCCCAGCCCGTCATGGACGGGATGCTGGGTTTTGCCGGTGGCGTGATGATCGCTGCGAGTTTCTGGTCGCTCCTTCTCCCGTCGCTCGAGATGACGGGTGGGCTGGGGTATTTCTCGTGGGTCCCCGCGGCCGCCGGATTTGCCGCGGGCTGGGTTTTCCTCACGGTGCTCGACCTCGTCATCCCCCACGTCCACGTCGGTCTCCCCACCGGCAGGGCCGAGGGTATCCCGTCGCACCTCGGGAGGCCGACGCTGCTTGCCCTCGCGGTCACCATCCACAACATCCCCGAGGGTCTCGCGGTCGGCGTCGCGTTCGGGGGAGCGGCGGCGGGAATCCCCGAGGCGACTTTCGCGGGGGCGGTCGCGCTCACTGCGGGAATCGCAGTCCAGAACTTCCCGGAGGGTATCGCGGTAGCTTTCCCACTGTACCGGGGCGGGGTATCCCGGAGGGGGAGCTTCCTCATAGGAGCCCTGTCTGCGGCGGTAGAGCCCGTTTCCGCGCTCGCCGGTGCGGCCGTCGTCTTCTTTGCCCGTTTTCTCCTCCCCCTCGCCCTCGCGTTCGCTGCGGGTGCCATGATCTTCGTCGTCATCGAGGAGGTCATGCCGGAGTCACTCCGCCACGGGTACGAGATGATTTCCCTCTGGGGATTCCTCGCGGGGTTCCTCTCCATGATGGCGCTCGACGTGGGGTTCGGGTAG
- the dph2 gene encoding diphthamide biosynthesis enzyme Dph2, giving the protein MRGYSDLAEELRRRNARSVALQFPEGLKRRAGEIALFLKGEGFSVVVCGDPCYGACDLASDVIPHVDALVHFGHTPVGGEDEKVIFETYPIDFDPDVLKEAVPLLKQRRVGLVTTAQHVHLVPGMVQKLRELGVVAVTRRGSRGCGEGQVLGCAFGAAHIPDVEEILFVGTGLFHPTGVRLATKKRVVALDPLAGTAREVDEERFLRQRFGLVERARSARLFGLIVSTKTGQCRLALAQKLASRCRNAVVVAMREVDPDELLNLGFPAYVNFACPRLAYDDQSRFPAPVLSPCEFEILLGERDFSSYEIDEMP; this is encoded by the coding sequence TTGAGAGGATATTCTGATCTCGCCGAGGAACTCCGCAGGCGCAACGCGCGGTCCGTCGCGCTCCAGTTCCCCGAAGGGCTGAAGAGGAGGGCAGGGGAGATCGCCCTCTTCCTGAAAGGGGAGGGGTTCTCCGTCGTCGTCTGCGGGGACCCTTGCTACGGGGCCTGCGACCTTGCCTCCGACGTCATCCCCCACGTCGATGCACTCGTCCACTTCGGCCACACGCCCGTGGGCGGGGAAGACGAGAAGGTCATCTTCGAGACGTATCCCATCGACTTCGACCCCGACGTCCTAAAGGAGGCTGTCCCCCTCCTTAAACAGCGCAGGGTCGGCCTCGTGACCACCGCGCAGCACGTGCACCTCGTCCCGGGAATGGTTCAAAAGCTTCGGGAACTCGGGGTAGTTGCGGTGACGCGCAGGGGTTCGCGGGGCTGTGGCGAGGGGCAGGTCCTCGGGTGCGCGTTCGGTGCCGCCCACATCCCGGATGTCGAGGAGATCCTCTTCGTCGGCACCGGCCTCTTCCATCCGACCGGGGTCAGGCTCGCGACGAAAAAGAGGGTGGTCGCGCTCGATCCCCTCGCGGGGACCGCCCGCGAGGTGGACGAGGAGAGGTTCCTGCGGCAGAGGTTCGGCCTCGTCGAGAGGGCCCGGTCCGCGCGTCTCTTCGGCCTCATCGTGAGCACGAAGACGGGGCAGTGCAGGCTCGCCCTCGCGCAGAAGCTCGCATCGCGCTGCAGGAACGCGGTCGTCGTCGCGATGCGCGAAGTGGACCCCGACGAGCTCCTCAACCTCGGTTTTCCCGCCTACGTGAACTTCGCCTGCCCCCGCCTCGCGTACGATGACCAGTCGAGGTTCCCCGCCCCCGTCCTCTCCCCGTGCGAATTCGAGATCCTCCTCGGGGAGAGGGACTTCTCCTCGTACGAGATCGACGAGATGCCCTGA
- a CDS encoding serpin family protein — translation MRGRNPLGILLAVAVIGAVLAAGCTGPARQPGQIPSGEASPSPPAPQVVGPEETVVEANNRFAFDLFARLANDGEYRDRNIFFSPFSLSSALAITYEGARGETADEIRSVFHFPENRSAMRAGFARINAALNARPAAYTLRTANALWAEKTYAFLPDYIDTAERYYGARTTNLDFGNSPEESRATINGWVEEQTENRIRDLVPRGAIDHNTILVVTNAIFFKGTWRKQFDKEMTADAEFRMADGRTVLVPMMQRTDENATFGYLETDTFQALSLPYESGGGRDLAMLLVLPKGESLAEIGRGLDAGMYRDICSNLVERRVKVFVPRFSLETKYFLPQVLSAMGMPRAFSPRADFSGMDGRGGLFISNVIHQAFLEVNEEGTEAAAATAVVISKGAILPPAEIPVFRADHPFLVIIHERESGTILFMGRVADPSPK, via the coding sequence ACCCGCCAGGCAACCCGGCCAGATCCCTTCCGGCGAAGCATCCCCTTCCCCGCCGGCACCGCAAGTCGTGGGACCGGAGGAGACCGTCGTCGAGGCGAACAACAGGTTCGCGTTCGACCTCTTCGCGAGACTGGCAAACGACGGCGAGTACAGGGACCGGAACATCTTCTTCTCCCCGTTCTCGCTCTCCTCTGCACTCGCGATCACGTACGAGGGGGCGAGGGGGGAGACCGCGGACGAGATCCGCTCGGTATTCCATTTCCCGGAGAACAGGAGTGCGATGAGGGCCGGTTTCGCGAGGATCAACGCGGCACTCAACGCGCGGCCGGCCGCGTACACCCTCCGGACAGCAAACGCCCTCTGGGCGGAGAAGACATACGCATTTCTCCCGGATTATATTGACACAGCGGAGAGGTATTACGGTGCCCGGACGACGAACCTCGACTTCGGCAACTCGCCGGAGGAATCGCGGGCCACGATAAACGGGTGGGTCGAGGAACAGACCGAAAACCGCATCCGCGACCTCGTCCCGAGGGGAGCAATCGACCATAACACGATCCTCGTGGTCACGAATGCCATTTTCTTCAAGGGGACGTGGAGGAAGCAGTTCGACAAAGAGATGACGGCAGACGCGGAATTCCGCATGGCCGACGGGAGGACCGTCCTCGTCCCGATGATGCAGAGGACCGACGAGAACGCGACGTTCGGGTACCTCGAGACGGACACGTTCCAGGCTCTCTCGCTGCCCTACGAGTCGGGCGGCGGGAGGGATCTCGCGATGCTCCTCGTCCTCCCCAAGGGCGAATCGCTCGCGGAGATCGGGCGCGGCCTCGACGCCGGGATGTACAGGGACATCTGCAGCAACCTCGTGGAGAGGAGGGTGAAGGTCTTCGTGCCCCGGTTCTCCCTCGAGACGAAGTACTTCCTGCCTCAGGTCCTCTCCGCGATGGGGATGCCACGCGCATTCTCGCCCCGCGCGGATTTTTCGGGCATGGACGGGCGCGGGGGGTTATTCATCTCGAACGTCATCCACCAGGCGTTCCTCGAGGTGAACGAGGAAGGGACCGAGGCTGCCGCCGCGACCGCGGTCGTCATCTCGAAGGGAGCAATCCTGCCCCCCGCGGAGATCCCCGTCTTCAGGGCTGACCACCCGTTCCTCGTGATCATCCACGAGAGAGAGAGCGGGACGATCCTCTTCATGGGCCGGGTCGCCGATCCTTCTCCCAAATAG
- a CDS encoding RNB domain-containing ribonuclease — MNDSRIDLKAIARRAMEKYGFEPDFPPAVTREVNALHEEVPIDPNASTRDLRDLPWSSIDNSDSLDLDQLEFCEKLSGGEIRVLVAIADVDHFVRQGSHTDRHAAFNGTSVYLGVETFPMLPDRLSKGISSLLPGRDRRAVVIGYTVLPDGTVKDGAVFRAVVRNRARLVYEEVGDWLEGKAPVPTGVSRIPGLEEQVRLQGEVARRLRSRRMQRGALDLETVEAQPVVEGGTVRGLVVQQQNAARRIIEEFMVAANRTMVQFLGAAGVPMVQRVVRVPKNWDGIVETAARYGFRLPRDPDSRALARFLDQRRRADPERFADLSLAIVKLVGPGEYVPFVPGEIPVGHFALAVRDYTHSTAPNRRYVDIVNQRILKAVLDGKPVPYPARELERLAEHLTDRDKAAEKAARFMRKVAAAILLADRVGRTFDAIVTGAADKGTYVRLLDPPAEGRVVEGERGLSVGDKVKVRLVRTDPENGFVDFSLVAVLDR; from the coding sequence ATGAACGACAGCCGCATCGACCTCAAGGCCATCGCCCGCCGTGCAATGGAGAAGTATGGATTCGAACCCGATTTTCCCCCAGCGGTGACGAGGGAAGTCAATGCACTCCACGAGGAAGTCCCGATCGATCCGAATGCATCTACCCGGGACTTGAGGGATCTCCCCTGGTCGTCGATCGACAACAGCGATTCCTTGGACCTCGACCAGCTCGAGTTCTGCGAAAAACTGTCCGGTGGGGAGATACGCGTCCTCGTTGCCATCGCAGACGTGGATCACTTCGTGAGGCAGGGTTCGCACACCGATCGCCACGCGGCCTTCAACGGGACCTCGGTCTACCTGGGGGTAGAGACGTTCCCCATGCTCCCCGATCGCCTCTCCAAAGGCATCTCTTCCCTCCTCCCCGGGAGGGACCGGAGGGCAGTCGTCATCGGGTACACCGTCCTCCCTGACGGTACCGTGAAGGACGGGGCAGTCTTTCGCGCGGTCGTGAGGAACCGTGCAAGGCTCGTGTACGAGGAGGTCGGGGACTGGCTGGAGGGGAAGGCACCCGTTCCCACGGGTGTTTCCCGCATTCCAGGACTCGAGGAACAGGTCAGGCTCCAGGGAGAGGTCGCCCGGCGGCTGCGTTCCCGCAGGATGCAGCGGGGAGCCCTTGACCTTGAGACGGTCGAGGCGCAACCCGTGGTGGAGGGGGGGACCGTCAGGGGACTCGTTGTCCAGCAACAGAACGCGGCAAGGCGTATCATCGAGGAGTTCATGGTGGCCGCGAACAGGACGATGGTGCAGTTCCTCGGGGCTGCGGGTGTCCCGATGGTACAGCGGGTCGTGAGGGTCCCGAAGAACTGGGATGGCATCGTCGAGACCGCCGCCCGGTACGGGTTCCGGCTGCCCCGCGACCCGGACTCAAGGGCCCTCGCAAGATTCCTCGACCAAAGGAGGCGTGCCGACCCGGAACGGTTTGCCGACCTCTCCCTCGCGATCGTGAAGCTCGTGGGACCGGGAGAGTACGTCCCCTTCGTCCCGGGAGAAATACCCGTCGGGCATTTTGCCCTCGCAGTGCGCGATTATACCCACTCCACTGCGCCGAACCGGCGGTACGTGGATATCGTCAACCAGCGGATCCTGAAGGCAGTGCTGGATGGAAAGCCAGTGCCGTATCCGGCCCGCGAACTGGAAAGGCTCGCCGAACACCTGACCGACAGGGACAAGGCCGCGGAGAAGGCTGCCCGTTTCATGCGGAAAGTGGCTGCAGCTATCCTCCTCGCTGACCGGGTTGGCAGGACATTCGACGCCATCGTGACCGGTGCTGCCGACAAGGGCACGTACGTCCGTCTCCTCGACCCTCCCGCGGAGGGAAGGGTCGTCGAGGGTGAGAGGGGGCTCTCCGTGGGAGACAAGGTCAAGGTGAGGCTGGTCCGGACAGACCCGGAAAACGGGTTCGTTGACTTTTCCCTCGTGGCAGTTCTGGATCGGTAA
- a CDS encoding SDR family oxidoreductase — MRGPVVLVTGSTDGIGKATARALAGEDAEVILHGRDGGKGKEVLKEIKQHVWNRNLDLVIADFAVMGEVRRMAEEIKSRYDRLSVLVNNAGTYERNRLVTVDGIERTLAVNYVAPFILTRELLSLLSKGAPSRIVNVASIAHRDVRHVDWDNLHGEKHYDPFFAYALSKFADITFTYVLAGMIAEKGVTANCLHPGVIGTKLLRAGFPGIRGKPPAEGARIPVYLALSPEVEGVTGKYFEESTRPCPSSPLTYDRVTQERLWEVAEELSNPRTA; from the coding sequence ATGCGGGGACCCGTCGTTCTCGTCACCGGCTCGACCGATGGGATAGGGAAGGCCACCGCCCGGGCACTCGCAGGGGAGGACGCCGAGGTCATCCTCCACGGGAGGGATGGCGGTAAGGGGAAGGAGGTCTTGAAGGAGATAAAACAGCACGTGTGGAACAGGAACCTCGACCTCGTCATTGCGGACTTCGCGGTGATGGGAGAGGTCAGGCGGATGGCCGAGGAGATAAAGTCCCGGTACGACCGGCTCTCCGTCCTCGTCAACAATGCGGGGACGTACGAGAGGAACCGGCTCGTGACCGTGGACGGGATCGAGCGCACGCTCGCGGTGAACTACGTCGCGCCGTTCATCCTCACCCGCGAACTCCTCTCCCTCCTCTCCAAGGGAGCGCCGTCCCGGATCGTGAATGTCGCGTCCATCGCCCACCGGGACGTGCGGCACGTCGACTGGGATAACCTCCACGGCGAGAAACACTACGACCCGTTCTTTGCGTATGCCCTCTCCAAGTTCGCCGACATCACGTTCACCTACGTCCTCGCGGGGATGATCGCGGAAAAGGGTGTGACGGCAAACTGCCTCCACCCCGGCGTCATCGGGACGAAGTTGCTCCGCGCGGGATTCCCGGGGATAAGGGGGAAACCGCCGGCGGAGGGCGCAAGGATCCCCGTCTACCTCGCCCTCTCCCCAGAGGTCGAGGGTGTCACGGGGAAGTACTTCGAGGAGAGCACGCGCCCCTGCCCGTCCTCTCCCCTCACATACGACAGGGTGACGCAGGAACGCCTCTGGGAGGTCGCAGAGGAGCTCTCAAACCCGCGGACGGCCTGA
- a CDS encoding sodium:calcium antiporter: MVIPLLSFAAGLFLLVKGADIATSKASALARRAGVSPIFVGSTVIAFGTSLPELAVTTEAFTRSETAVGMGNIVGSNIANIALILGLCAILRPAGLVRGNRRGDLVKYSVFMVASTVLFSVLSMRPALDAISGAVSLACFLAVFTLVPRLVDDDPAGGPPLPGPLYLFLVTVAALLAVIAGSHLFLSGSLGIARLFSIPEWFTGFTLVAVGTSLPELATSISAILKGEGGIATGNILGSNIFNLLFVLGANSLFFSLPPPDPAVLALLLGFSCAAVVPAAGKVGINRLWGTCVLSAYLVYILAALFVA, encoded by the coding sequence ATGGTCATTCCCCTCCTCTCCTTTGCCGCCGGTCTCTTCCTGCTCGTGAAAGGCGCAGACATCGCCACGTCGAAGGCATCCGCCCTCGCCCGGCGGGCAGGCGTCTCTCCCATCTTCGTCGGGTCAACGGTCATCGCGTTCGGGACCTCGCTCCCCGAGCTCGCGGTGACGACGGAAGCATTCACCCGCAGCGAGACCGCCGTCGGGATGGGGAACATCGTCGGGAGCAACATCGCGAACATCGCCCTCATACTCGGCCTTTGCGCGATCCTCCGTCCTGCGGGGCTTGTAAGGGGGAATCGCCGCGGCGACCTCGTGAAGTACTCCGTATTCATGGTGGCCTCGACGGTCCTCTTTTCAGTCCTCTCGATGAGGCCGGCCCTCGATGCAATCTCCGGGGCAGTCTCCCTCGCCTGTTTCCTCGCGGTGTTCACCCTCGTCCCGCGACTGGTAGACGACGATCCTGCCGGAGGGCCACCTCTCCCCGGCCCCCTGTACCTGTTCCTCGTGACGGTCGCCGCGCTCCTCGCGGTGATCGCGGGTTCCCACCTCTTCCTCTCGGGCTCCCTCGGCATCGCGCGCCTCTTCTCCATCCCGGAGTGGTTCACCGGTTTCACACTCGTTGCCGTGGGGACGTCCCTCCCGGAACTCGCGACCAGTATCTCGGCGATCCTGAAGGGGGAGGGCGGGATCGCGACCGGGAACATCCTCGGGTCGAACATCTTCAACCTCCTCTTCGTGCTCGGGGCAAACTCCCTCTTCTTCTCCCTCCCGCCGCCAGATCCCGCCGTACTCGCCCTCCTCCTCGGGTTTTCGTGCGCGGCGGTCGTCCCGGCCGCGGGGAAAGTGGGGATAAACAGGTTGTGGGGTACCTGCGTGCTATCTGCCTACCTGGTGTACATACTCGCGGCCCTTTTCGTGGCGTGA
- the pap gene encoding polyphosphate:AMP phosphotransferase: protein MGLLEKIDLSQRVEEKEYRKKIAPLYERLGAIQRAFWDDRIPVIIVVEGWNASGITMVISELIRYLDPRGYVLHSIGSPADEERTRPLLWRFWTRIPQKGRIAIFARSWYSRSLAEQASGITWKTRVERSIREIKNFERQLSDDGTVIIKFFLHISKEEQKRRLNERERSTLTSWMITQGDWDFHRHYDEYLPVIEEYIRQTDTPHAPWTIVGATDPNYTRLKVYSKLISRLEKDLEQRRANGGKKTAGPIEKPPRRSVRRDPRPPLKYSREEYETLLEEYQERIREAQYLLYKRKIPLIIVYEGWDAAGKGGNIMRLVHTMNPRGFSVVPVGRPDETELSHHYLWRFYRRFPAAGHVAVFDRSWYGRVLVERVEGLCTAEEWKRAYREINEMEEAWVENGGGLVKFWLEIDKDEQYERFIARQNDPRKQWKITDEDWRNREKWDLYEEAVDEMLGRTSTRVAPWTVVESNDKYYARIKTLRTVIDYAETLTG from the coding sequence ATGGGGTTGCTCGAGAAGATCGACCTGTCCCAGAGGGTCGAGGAGAAGGAATACAGGAAGAAGATCGCACCCCTCTACGAGCGGCTCGGCGCCATCCAGAGGGCATTCTGGGACGACCGTATTCCCGTTATCATCGTCGTGGAAGGGTGGAATGCGTCCGGGATCACGATGGTCATCAGTGAGCTCATAAGGTACCTCGACCCGAGGGGTTATGTCCTCCACTCCATCGGGTCCCCGGCGGACGAGGAGAGGACACGCCCCCTCCTCTGGCGTTTCTGGACGAGGATTCCCCAAAAGGGGCGCATCGCGATCTTTGCCCGGAGCTGGTATTCGCGGTCCCTCGCGGAGCAGGCGTCCGGGATCACGTGGAAAACGCGGGTGGAACGATCCATCAGGGAGATAAAGAATTTCGAGAGGCAGCTTTCCGACGACGGCACTGTCATCATCAAGTTCTTCCTCCACATCAGCAAGGAAGAGCAGAAGAGGCGCCTCAACGAGAGGGAGCGGAGCACGCTCACCTCGTGGATGATCACGCAGGGCGACTGGGACTTCCACCGGCACTACGACGAGTACCTGCCCGTCATAGAGGAATACATCAGGCAGACAGACACGCCCCACGCGCCGTGGACCATCGTCGGCGCAACGGACCCGAATTACACGCGGCTCAAGGTATACTCGAAGTTGATCAGCAGGCTGGAGAAGGACCTCGAGCAGAGGCGGGCGAATGGAGGGAAGAAAACTGCCGGGCCAATCGAAAAGCCGCCCCGCCGCAGTGTCCGGAGGGACCCAAGGCCTCCCCTGAAGTACTCCCGCGAGGAATATGAAACCCTCCTCGAGGAGTACCAGGAGAGGATCCGCGAAGCGCAGTACCTCCTCTACAAGCGGAAGATCCCGCTCATCATCGTGTACGAGGGGTGGGACGCGGCGGGCAAGGGGGGGAACATCATGAGGCTCGTGCACACCATGAACCCGCGCGGGTTCAGCGTCGTCCCCGTCGGGCGACCGGACGAGACCGAGCTCTCCCACCACTACCTCTGGCGGTTCTACAGGAGGTTTCCGGCCGCGGGACACGTCGCGGTATTTGACCGGAGCTGGTACGGGCGCGTCCTCGTCGAGAGGGTGGAAGGGTTGTGCACGGCGGAGGAGTGGAAACGTGCGTACCGGGAGATCAACGAGATGGAGGAGGCGTGGGTGGAGAACGGCGGGGGGCTCGTCAAGTTCTGGCTCGAGATAGACAAGGACGAGCAGTACGAGAGGTTCATCGCCCGGCAGAACGACCCGAGGAAGCAGTGGAAGATCACCGACGAGGACTGGAGGAACAGGGAGAAATGGGACCTCTACGAGGAGGCGGTGGACGAGATGCTCGGGAGGACGAGCACGCGGGTCGCCCCGTGGACGGTCGTCGAATCGAACGACAAGTACTACGCGCGGATAAAGACGCTCCGCACCGTCATCGATTACGCCGAGACCCTCACGGGGTGA